The genomic segment CACCGTCACCAGCGGCCGCATCCTCTTCCGCGGGCAGGACATCACCCACATGCCCATGTACGAGCGCGCGCGCTTGGGCATAGGCATGAGCTTCCAGCGCCCGCCCACCATCCACGGCCTCAAGACCCGCCACCTGGTGCGCATGTGCGCCCGTGGCCGCGAGGTGGACATCCCCGCCATGGCCGCCAAGGTCAACTTCACCGACTTCCTCGAACGCGACATCAACGCGGGCTTCTCCGGCGGCGAGATCAAACGATCGGAGCTCTTGCAGCTTATGGCGCAGAAGCCCGGCTTCGTGCTCTTCGACGAGCCGGAAAGCGGCGTGGACCTGGAGAACATGCAGCTCATCGGCAAGGTGGTGCGCCGCCTGCTGGACGGCGAGGTGGACCTGCCGCCGGGCGCCTGCGCCAAGCCGCTGAAGTGCAAGCTGCGCACAAGCGGGCTCATCATCACCCACACGGGCTACATTCTCGACTACATCAACGCCGACCGGGGCCAGGTGCTCTACCAGGGGCGCATGTGCTGCGAGGCGCGCCCCCGCGACATCCTGGAGCACATCAGAAGCTACGGCTACCAGGAATGCATCAAATGTCTGAACGAGCCCGGCCCCAACGGGGGCATCAACGGGCTGACCACGCTCTAGGCCCGGGGAGATCACGATGAAGGACGTCACTCTCAGCGACTACGCGTTCAGCGGCATCGAGCACGGCGAGATCGCCGACCTGCGCACCCTGGACCAAAGCGACAAGACCCGCATCCTGTATGCCGGGGTGGATGTGGAGTCCGACTCCGCCGCCGCCGTGTTCATGCACATGGACCAGAGCACCGTGCACTGCGAGACCCGCGACCCCGGCGTGGAGCTTCTGGACATCAAGGTGGCCATGAAGCGCTACGACGGCCTGCCGGAATACGCCTGGAAGCTCGTCCCCCGCGACAAGGACGAGTTCACCCGCAACGTGGCCGAGAACGTCCACGGCGGCTACTTCATCCGCACCAAGCCCGGCGCCAAGATCGCCCGCCCCGTGCAGTCGTGCCTGTTCCTCAAGGCCGAAAAGGCCGGGCAGAACGTGCACAACATCGTGGTGGTTGAGGAAGGCAGCGAACTGCACATCACCA from the Humidesulfovibrio mexicanus genome contains:
- a CDS encoding ABC transporter ATP-binding protein, whose product is MLQIEDLRVSIGDRPVLRGINLHIREGETFILFGPNGSGKTSLLMTLMGFSGYTVTSGRILFRGQDITHMPMYERARLGIGMSFQRPPTIHGLKTRHLVRMCARGREVDIPAMAAKVNFTDFLERDINAGFSGGEIKRSELLQLMAQKPGFVLFDEPESGVDLENMQLIGKVVRRLLDGEVDLPPGACAKPLKCKLRTSGLIITHTGYILDYINADRGQVLYQGRMCCEARPRDILEHIRSYGYQECIKCLNEPGPNGGINGLTTL